A single region of the Lactobacillus isalae genome encodes:
- a CDS encoding bacteriocin immunity protein, with protein sequence MNDFISLAKAHYDRKGNEYLLEQLEVALDKLEHNVQDDIDEARATYQNINTICLVNHLHLEKDEEALLEKIKEISMSNGWIGGLNSWNTTNTWPGK encoded by the coding sequence TTGAATGATTTTATTTCACTTGCTAAGGCTCATTATGATAGAAAAGGCAACGAATACTTATTAGAACAACTTGAAGTTGCCTTAGACAAGTTAGAACATAATGTTCAAGATGACATTGATGAAGCACGTGCAACTTATCAAAATATAAATACTATTTGCCTTGTTAACCATCTTCACTTAGAAAAAGATGAAGAAGCATTACTTGAAAAGATTAAAGAAATTTCAATGAGTAATGGCTGGATTGGTGGCTTGAATAGCTGGAACACGACCAACACTTGGCCTGGAAAGTAG
- a CDS encoding cation-translocating P-type ATPase, whose amino-acid sequence MITLTENDDEDDEIIKIAQLSVDDALKELNTSQSGLTIDEVHTLEHKYGKNIFAKAKQEPLWKKFLANFTSLMAILLWVAGIIAFCADLVQLGIAIWAVNIINGIFSFWQEFQADKATEALANMLPSYTRVVRNGKEDKILAKDLVPGDIVKLEEGDDIPADIRVIVATTAQADQSSLTGEVNPVHKGAHPIKEIGKKNHADLDNMIFSGTNMMKGNVTGVVVKTGMNTDFGKIAELTQNVVQQKSPLEKELDTLTKQISILAISIGIIFFLIATFFVHYPLVKGFVFALGMIVAFIPEGLEPTVTLSLAGAVQRMAKKHALIKRLSSVETLGSTSVICSDKTGTLTKNEMTVKELWTLEKSYHVSGEGYAVRGHIKEGPRHVFAKDNDTLKEVLLGGVFADNARIQAPDKKHLRYQILGDPTEACLEVVARKGKVDVEAEVKKTPRIKELPFDSGRKMMTVIQSSDGTHRFNTYTKGAPNCVVDKCTSYLYQGEIKPITQEIKDKIMRANDGYAKDGLRVLAVAGRNLDQKIMDNLDLATIDTVEKDLTFLGLTVMMDPPRAEVYRAARECRKAGIKVTMVTGDYGLTAKSIAREIGLTDPDKPLTVITGDALKTMPDNELRHYLEGEVVFARMAPEQKYRVVSMYEKMGKIVAATGDGVNDAPALKKANIGIAMGGTGTDVAKEAADMILTDDNFASIVGAIKEGRGVYSNIRKFLIYILNSNMPEAVPSVLFLLSGGAIPLALTVMEILFIDLGTDMIPALGLGREDPEKGIMDRPPRSPKDHLINKNVLAKAFLWYGLIASIIATVAFFIANFYRGHVFPNLPSAGWDYRQATTVTLAAIIFCQIAAVLNIRYARQSMFNKHFFKNSMIFIGIIMEVILLLCISYVPVFQSFFGTEPLNAHDWIMLVCIPIPLILIDELRKWILRKDSKK is encoded by the coding sequence GTGATAACTTTGACTGAAAATGATGATGAAGACGATGAGATAATTAAGATTGCACAATTATCTGTCGATGATGCATTAAAAGAATTAAATACGAGCCAAAGTGGTTTAACCATTGATGAAGTTCATACACTAGAGCATAAATATGGAAAGAATATTTTTGCTAAAGCTAAACAAGAACCACTTTGGAAGAAATTTTTAGCTAATTTTACTAGTTTAATGGCTATTTTGCTTTGGGTAGCAGGTATTATTGCGTTTTGTGCTGATTTGGTGCAATTAGGGATTGCTATTTGGGCAGTAAATATCATTAATGGTATTTTTAGTTTTTGGCAAGAATTCCAAGCTGATAAGGCAACCGAGGCCTTAGCAAACATGCTTCCTTCTTATACACGTGTTGTAAGAAATGGTAAGGAAGATAAGATTTTAGCTAAAGATTTAGTGCCTGGCGATATCGTTAAACTTGAAGAGGGTGACGATATACCAGCCGATATTCGTGTAATTGTGGCCACAACTGCACAAGCTGATCAATCTTCCCTAACTGGTGAAGTAAACCCAGTTCACAAGGGAGCCCATCCAATTAAAGAAATTGGTAAAAAGAACCATGCTGATTTGGATAACATGATTTTCTCTGGTACCAATATGATGAAAGGTAATGTAACTGGAGTCGTAGTTAAGACAGGAATGAATACTGATTTTGGTAAAATTGCTGAATTAACTCAAAACGTGGTTCAACAAAAGAGTCCGCTTGAAAAGGAACTAGATACTTTAACTAAGCAAATATCAATTTTAGCAATTTCTATTGGTATTATTTTTTTCTTAATTGCTACTTTCTTTGTTCATTATCCTTTGGTAAAAGGTTTTGTTTTTGCTTTAGGGATGATTGTAGCCTTTATTCCGGAAGGATTAGAGCCCACGGTTACTCTATCTTTAGCTGGTGCAGTACAACGAATGGCAAAAAAGCACGCTTTAATTAAGCGCCTGTCTAGTGTAGAAACGTTGGGTTCGACATCGGTGATTTGTTCTGATAAAACTGGAACTTTAACTAAGAACGAAATGACAGTTAAGGAACTTTGGACATTAGAAAAGAGCTACCATGTGTCAGGCGAAGGCTATGCAGTTCGTGGTCATATTAAAGAGGGTCCAAGGCACGTTTTTGCTAAAGATAACGATACTTTGAAAGAAGTATTACTTGGCGGTGTTTTTGCAGATAACGCAAGAATTCAAGCACCTGATAAAAAACATTTACGCTACCAAATCTTAGGCGATCCAACTGAGGCATGTCTGGAAGTGGTTGCTCGAAAAGGTAAAGTTGATGTTGAAGCTGAAGTGAAAAAGACACCACGTATTAAAGAATTGCCGTTTGATTCAGGCAGAAAAATGATGACAGTAATTCAAAGTTCTGATGGTACGCACCGTTTTAATACTTATACAAAGGGTGCACCAAATTGTGTGGTCGATAAGTGTACTTCTTATTTATATCAAGGTGAAATAAAGCCTATTACCCAGGAAATAAAAGACAAGATTATGCGTGCTAATGACGGGTATGCTAAAGATGGGTTACGTGTTTTAGCAGTTGCGGGACGTAATCTTGATCAAAAGATAATGGATAATTTAGATTTAGCAACGATTGATACTGTTGAAAAAGACCTTACTTTCTTAGGTTTGACGGTCATGATGGATCCACCAAGAGCAGAAGTCTATAGGGCTGCGCGCGAATGTCGCAAAGCGGGAATTAAGGTGACGATGGTTACAGGTGACTATGGTTTAACAGCTAAAAGTATTGCGCGTGAGATTGGCTTGACTGATCCAGATAAACCTTTAACTGTAATTACAGGAGATGCTTTAAAGACGATGCCAGATAATGAGTTAAGACATTATCTGGAAGGTGAAGTAGTTTTTGCCAGAATGGCACCTGAACAAAAGTATCGCGTTGTTTCCATGTATGAGAAAATGGGTAAAATTGTTGCTGCTACTGGAGACGGTGTCAATGATGCGCCTGCTTTGAAGAAAGCAAATATTGGAATTGCTATGGGCGGAACAGGAACCGACGTAGCAAAAGAAGCAGCAGACATGATTTTAACTGATGATAATTTTGCTTCGATTGTAGGAGCAATTAAAGAGGGACGCGGGGTCTACAGCAACATTCGGAAGTTCTTGATTTATATTTTGAATTCGAATATGCCTGAAGCAGTTCCTTCTGTTTTGTTCTTGCTATCAGGAGGAGCGATTCCACTAGCTTTAACTGTAATGGAAATTTTGTTTATTGACCTTGGAACTGATATGATTCCAGCTCTGGGCTTAGGCCGTGAAGATCCCGAAAAAGGAATTATGGATCGACCTCCAAGATCTCCTAAGGATCACTTAATTAATAAGAACGTTTTAGCTAAGGCATTTTTATGGTATGGTTTGATTGCGTCAATTATTGCAACAGTTGCATTCTTTATTGCTAACTTTTATCGTGGCCATGTCTTTCCAAATTTGCCATCGGCAGGTTGGGATTATCGTCAGGCTACGACGGTAACTTTAGCTGCGATTATCTTTTGCCAGATTGCCGCGGTTCTAAATATTCGTTATGCAAGACAATCAATGTTCAATAAGCATTTCTTTAAGAATTCAATGATCTTTATCGGGATTATTATGGAAGTTATATTGCTCTTGTGTATTTCTTACGTTCCAGTATTTCAATCATTCTTTGGAACTGAACCATTAAATGCTCATGATTGGATTATGTTAGTATGTATTCCAATTCCGTTAATTTTAATTGACGAATTAAGAAAATGGATTCTTAGAAAAGATTCAAAAAAATAA
- a CDS encoding GNAT family N-acetyltransferase, translating into MKIRQATMNDYDQIMTILKDGANQLAERGVDQWQGDYPSPDQIKEDIENGFAYLAVSADGETVGAISIVEAPDHSYDDLKGEWLLDTDKYVVIHRVAIHSKHAGHGYATKLLTEVIDYIRDNRKDIDSIRIDTHENNAAMQHLIDKMSFTKVGELHGVYRPDEISYVYENVRD; encoded by the coding sequence ATGAAGATTAGACAAGCTACAATGAATGATTACGATCAAATTATGACCATTTTGAAGGATGGCGCTAACCAGCTGGCAGAGCGTGGCGTGGATCAATGGCAAGGAGATTATCCTTCTCCTGATCAAATTAAAGAAGATATTGAAAATGGCTTTGCTTACTTAGCTGTTTCAGCTGATGGCGAAACTGTCGGTGCAATTTCAATTGTAGAAGCACCTGACCATTCCTATGATGATTTAAAGGGCGAATGGCTTCTTGATACAGATAAGTATGTGGTAATTCACCGTGTTGCAATTCATTCAAAACACGCAGGACATGGCTATGCCACTAAACTTTTGACTGAAGTAATTGATTATATCCGTGATAATCGTAAAGATATTGATAGTATTCGCATTGACACTCACGAAAACAACGCTGCTATGCAACACTTAATTGATAAAATGAGCTTTACAAAAGTCGGCGAATTGCATGGAGTTTATCGTCCAGATGAAATTTCATATGTTTATGAAAATGTCAGAGACTAA
- a CDS encoding bacteriocin immunity protein, producing MNENKLKMMLTKIKANVDIATDPEAQKLIESALDAVDRKIDLQKVMHDLKQDINMYSVAHGFKLPETLTKLQLLLDKDPDKWAGAGETLSLTNF from the coding sequence ATGAATGAAAATAAGCTAAAAATGATGTTGACTAAAATCAAAGCAAATGTTGATATTGCAACTGATCCAGAAGCACAAAAACTAATTGAATCAGCACTTGACGCAGTAGATAGAAAAATTGATTTACAAAAAGTTATGCATGATCTAAAGCAAGATATTAATATGTATTCTGTGGCGCATGGATTTAAGCTACCAGAGACTTTGACAAAGTTACAGCTTTTATTAGATAAAGATCCTGATAAATGGGCTGGTGCTGGAGAAACTTTGTCACTGACTAATTTTTAG
- a CDS encoding phosphate ABC transporter substrate-binding protein, translating to MRTNFKFKIAAFCGLLAILIGLTGCANNNSNKITVVGSSAMQLLAEQAGNDYRLSHPDSNIVVQGGGSGTGLSQVQAGAVEIGTSDVFAETQKGIDAKKLQNHLVAVVGIVPIVNKSAGVKNLTKQQLSDIFTGKITNWKQVGGKNQNITVINRSKGSGTRGTFEGLILNGKKPIQAQEQDSNGTVRKIVSSTPGTISYISFPYANDENIQKLSIDGIKPTNKNVETNRWHLWSYEHMYTKGKPNKNVQKFIDYMLGSKVQNDLVPKLGYISINKMQVERDSNNHVVQK from the coding sequence ATGAGAACAAATTTTAAATTTAAAATAGCAGCATTTTGTGGATTGTTAGCTATTTTAATCGGACTTACAGGCTGTGCTAACAATAATAGCAATAAGATTACTGTTGTTGGATCTAGTGCCATGCAGCTTTTAGCTGAACAAGCTGGAAATGACTATCGTCTTTCTCATCCAGACAGTAATATTGTGGTTCAAGGTGGAGGTTCTGGAACTGGTCTTAGCCAAGTACAGGCTGGTGCCGTTGAAATTGGAACTTCTGATGTTTTTGCCGAGACTCAAAAGGGGATTGATGCCAAAAAACTACAAAATCACTTAGTTGCCGTAGTTGGCATTGTACCAATTGTTAATAAGAGTGCTGGCGTAAAGAACTTAACCAAGCAGCAATTGAGTGATATTTTTACTGGTAAGATTACCAACTGGAAGCAAGTTGGCGGAAAAAATCAAAATATCACCGTAATTAATCGTTCTAAAGGTAGTGGTACTCGCGGAACTTTTGAAGGTTTAATTTTGAATGGAAAAAAGCCGATCCAAGCTCAAGAACAAGATTCTAACGGTACTGTACGTAAGATTGTTAGCTCTACTCCAGGGACAATCTCATATATTTCCTTCCCATATGCTAATGATGAAAATATTCAAAAATTGAGCATTGATGGAATAAAGCCTACGAATAAAAATGTAGAGACTAATCGCTGGCATCTTTGGTCTTATGAACATATGTATACTAAGGGTAAACCTAATAAAAATGTTCAAAAGTTTATTGACTATATGCTTGGCAGTAAGGTACAAAATGATTTAGTACCTAAGTTAGGCTATATTAGTATCAATAAGATGCAAGTTGAACGTGATAGTAATAATCATGTTGTTCAAAAATAA
- a CDS encoding HlyD family secretion protein → MDAKNYESTEFYSYKYRNFSTMIIIPAAIFVLLLFVGSFFAVRQNTVSSVGVVEPTVVIKRKNVNYDEGQVVTKYGQKWVAHVDQGGGISLMPVMKPKSKVKIVTYVTSDKISTIKKGQSLTFSVPTGDGLTRHLTGKVKEIGVYPVNMNKQNMYEIISTAKVNDENIKYGMQGNVTIMTGRSTYLKYLLDKVRNNK, encoded by the coding sequence ATGGATGCAAAGAATTATGAAAGTACCGAATTCTATTCCTATAAGTATAGAAATTTTTCGACTATGATTATTATTCCAGCAGCTATTTTTGTCTTACTTTTATTTGTTGGATCTTTTTTTGCAGTTAGGCAGAATACAGTCTCTTCGGTTGGCGTTGTTGAACCAACGGTTGTAATTAAGCGGAAAAATGTTAACTATGATGAGGGACAAGTCGTTACGAAATATGGTCAAAAGTGGGTAGCTCATGTTGATCAAGGTGGTGGGATTAGTTTAATGCCTGTTATGAAACCTAAAAGCAAAGTAAAAATTGTAACTTATGTGACAAGTGATAAAATCTCGACTATTAAAAAGGGACAGTCGTTAACCTTTTCTGTACCTACTGGAGATGGCTTAACTAGACACTTGACTGGTAAGGTAAAGGAAATTGGAGTCTATCCTGTGAACATGAATAAACAAAATATGTACGAAATTATTTCGACTGCAAAAGTTAATGATGAGAATATTAAATATGGGATGCAGGGGAATGTGACGATAATGACCGGTAGGAGTACGTATTTAAAATATCTTTTGGATAAGGTAAGGAATAATAAGTAA
- a CDS encoding patatin-like phospholipase family protein, with protein MKKGLVMEGGAMRCMFTAGVIDTLMKEKIVFDGAVGVSAGAAFGCNYKSEQIGRVLRYNVKYASDPRLSSWHSWFKTGDLYGADFCYRELPVELDVFDTSAFQNNPMDFWCVATDINNGEAVYHKLISGKEADLQWIRASSSIPVFARPVEIGNRKYWDGGISDSIPIKFFEKIGYQKNVVVLTQPLSYRKEASKLYPALELLLNKYPAVLGKLKTRARDYNRVLDYLRKKEVQGKLLVIRPPYPLDIGTMEKNPEELKRVYKVGVKEAKKNLKAIRAYLGE; from the coding sequence ATGAAAAAAGGATTGGTCATGGAAGGCGGAGCAATGCGTTGCATGTTTACCGCTGGTGTAATTGATACTTTAATGAAAGAAAAAATTGTATTTGATGGAGCGGTTGGCGTTTCAGCAGGAGCAGCATTTGGCTGTAATTATAAGTCAGAGCAAATCGGGCGAGTCCTGCGTTATAACGTGAAATATGCTAGTGATCCACGTTTATCTAGCTGGCATTCATGGTTTAAAACGGGAGACTTATATGGAGCAGATTTTTGTTATCGAGAATTACCAGTTGAATTAGATGTTTTTGATACAAGTGCTTTTCAAAATAATCCGATGGATTTTTGGTGCGTGGCAACTGATATTAATAACGGTGAAGCAGTATATCATAAACTAATCTCAGGTAAAGAAGCAGATTTGCAGTGGATCCGTGCTTCTTCTTCAATTCCTGTTTTTGCTCGACCAGTTGAAATTGGTAATCGTAAATATTGGGATGGTGGTATTAGCGATTCGATTCCGATTAAGTTCTTTGAAAAGATTGGTTATCAAAAGAATGTTGTAGTCTTAACGCAGCCACTATCTTATCGAAAAGAAGCAAGTAAGTTATATCCAGCTTTAGAATTGCTCTTGAATAAATATCCTGCTGTTTTAGGCAAACTCAAAACGCGAGCAAGAGATTATAATCGCGTACTTGATTATCTTAGAAAAAAGGAAGTTCAAGGAAAGCTTTTAGTAATTAGACCTCCATATCCCTTAGATATTGGTACGATGGAAAAGAATCCGGAAGAACTGAAACGGGTATATAAGGTTGGTGTAAAAGAAGCAAAGAAGAACTTAAAAGCAATCCGGGCATATTTAGGTGAATAA
- a CDS encoding amino acid ABC transporter ATP-binding protein produces the protein MTAMIKVEHLKKNFGKKEVLKDISANVDKGKVISIIGPSGSGKSTFLRCLNVLETPTSGKIVFDGQDLTHISEKELDILREKMGMVFQNFNLFPNINVIENIKLAPMKVKGVSEDEAEKQALELLDKVGLKDRAKQYPSSLSGGQQQRVAIARALAMDPEVMLFDEPTSALDPEMVGEVLKTMQDLADSGMTMVIVTHEMGFAREVSDEVWFMADGYLQEQGSPEQIFENPQSLRAQDFLSKVL, from the coding sequence ATGACAGCAATGATTAAGGTTGAACATTTAAAGAAAAATTTTGGAAAAAAAGAAGTCCTCAAAGATATCTCTGCAAACGTTGATAAAGGGAAAGTTATTAGTATCATTGGTCCCTCTGGATCAGGAAAGAGTACTTTTTTACGTTGTCTTAATGTACTTGAGACTCCAACTAGCGGCAAAATTGTTTTTGACGGACAGGATTTAACGCATATTAGTGAAAAAGAACTTGATATTTTACGTGAGAAGATGGGAATGGTTTTCCAAAACTTTAATCTTTTTCCAAATATAAATGTGATTGAAAATATTAAACTTGCTCCGATGAAAGTTAAGGGTGTAAGTGAAGACGAGGCTGAAAAGCAAGCTTTAGAATTGCTTGATAAGGTTGGTTTGAAAGACCGCGCTAAACAATATCCATCGAGTCTTTCTGGTGGTCAGCAGCAACGTGTTGCCATTGCCCGTGCATTAGCGATGGATCCAGAAGTAATGCTTTTTGATGAACCAACAAGTGCACTAGATCCAGAGATGGTTGGCGAAGTTTTAAAGACAATGCAGGACTTAGCAGATTCAGGGATGACAATGGTCATTGTTACTCACGAAATGGGCTTTGCTCGTGAGGTTTCTGATGAAGTATGGTTTATGGCTGATGGATATTTGCAAGAACAAGGTAGTCCAGAGCAAATTTTTGAAAATCCACAAAGCTTGCGTGCACAAGATTTTCTTTCTAAGGTTCTATAA
- a CDS encoding ABC transporter substrate-binding protein/permease: MKKSKLFSFFFAFLMFFSLSAAFIQPAQAASEKKVAEGTVLKKIKKSGELVVGTSADYPPLEFTASENGKIKYVGVDVELAKDIAKDLGVKLVIKNMSFDSLLVALETGKVDMVISAMTPTPERKQSVAFSKIYYKPSGEYFLVNKKDKDKYNSIQSLKGQTVGAQTGSNQYNLVKSQMKDSKLKGLGKINNLVLALQSGKVSAVVVEELIAKAYAENNNSLAAVRSNLKETQAGNAVAIAKGQDDLVVQVNKTIDHVQKKDLINKEYLPAAAKYMKTEKKSNTFAKYIPYFFKGIWYTIVITVFSVVIGIVLGIILALMRLSKNPILHWLAVCYIEFIRGTPQMVQILFVYFGIGYLISNLSALVAGVIAIGLNSGAYVAEDIRSGIDSLPKGQMEAARSLGLSRQKAFRYVIIPQAIKNIWPALGNEFITLLKDSSLVSVIGVAELMYQTQLVQTSTYKGVLPLFIAMIIYFIMTFSLTRLLNHFEKRMKRNDSND; the protein is encoded by the coding sequence ATGAAGAAATCAAAACTATTTAGCTTCTTCTTTGCATTCTTGATGTTTTTCTCACTCAGTGCCGCTTTTATTCAACCAGCTCAAGCAGCTAGTGAAAAGAAAGTAGCAGAAGGCACTGTTTTAAAGAAGATTAAAAAGAGTGGAGAGCTAGTAGTTGGAACATCTGCCGACTATCCGCCATTAGAGTTCACAGCAAGTGAAAATGGCAAGATTAAGTACGTTGGAGTTGACGTTGAATTAGCAAAAGATATTGCTAAAGACTTGGGTGTAAAGCTTGTTATTAAGAATATGTCTTTTGACTCATTGTTAGTTGCACTTGAGACAGGTAAGGTAGACATGGTAATTTCTGCTATGACTCCTACGCCTGAAAGAAAGCAGAGTGTAGCCTTTTCAAAAATCTACTACAAACCAAGTGGTGAATATTTCTTAGTAAATAAGAAAGATAAAGACAAGTACAACAGTATTCAAAGCCTTAAGGGACAAACCGTTGGAGCTCAAACAGGAAGTAATCAATATAATTTAGTTAAATCACAAATGAAAGACTCTAAATTAAAGGGTCTGGGAAAGATTAATAACTTGGTTTTAGCTTTGCAATCAGGTAAGGTATCAGCTGTTGTGGTTGAAGAGCTAATTGCTAAGGCTTATGCCGAAAATAATAATAGTCTAGCTGCAGTACGTTCTAACTTAAAGGAAACACAAGCCGGCAATGCAGTGGCAATTGCTAAGGGGCAAGATGACTTAGTTGTACAAGTTAATAAGACTATTGATCACGTGCAGAAAAAAGATTTGATTAATAAAGAATATCTTCCAGCAGCAGCTAAGTACATGAAGACTGAGAAGAAGAGCAATACTTTTGCTAAATATATTCCATATTTCTTTAAGGGAATCTGGTATACGATTGTAATTACAGTCTTTTCAGTTGTAATTGGAATAGTTCTAGGAATTATTCTGGCCTTAATGCGTTTATCCAAGAATCCAATTTTGCACTGGCTTGCTGTTTGCTACATTGAATTCATTCGTGGTACGCCACAAATGGTTCAAATTCTGTTTGTTTACTTTGGAATTGGATATCTAATTTCTAATCTTTCAGCATTAGTAGCCGGCGTTATTGCGATCGGTCTTAATTCAGGAGCTTATGTTGCTGAAGATATTAGATCAGGAATTGACTCTTTACCAAAAGGTCAAATGGAAGCCGCTCGTTCTTTAGGATTAAGCCGTCAGAAAGCATTTAGATATGTTATTATTCCTCAAGCCATCAAGAATATTTGGCCAGCTTTGGGTAATGAGTTTATTACCTTGCTTAAGGATAGTTCCTTAGTTTCAGTAATTGGGGTAGCTGAATTAATGTATCAAACACAATTAGTTCAGACTTCAACTTATAAAGGTGTATTACCATTATTCATTGCCATGATTATTTACTTTATTATGACTTTCTCATTAACGAGATTGTTGAATCACTTTGAAAAGAGGATGAAGCGTAATGACAGCAATGATTAA
- a CDS encoding Blp family class II bacteriocin: MKLNDKELSKIVGGNRWGDTVLSAASGAGTGIKACKSFGPWGMAICGVGGAAIGGYFGYTHN, from the coding sequence ATGAAATTAAATGACAAAGAATTATCAAAGATTGTTGGTGGAAATCGATGGGGAGATACTGTTTTATCAGCTGCTAGTGGCGCAGGAACTGGTATTAAAGCATGTAAAAGTTTTGGCCCATGGGGAATGGCAATTTGTGGTGTAGGAGGTGCAGCAATAGGAGGTTATTTTGGCTATACTCATAATTAA
- a CDS encoding bacteriocin class II family protein, with the protein MKQFNYLSHKDLAVVVGGRNNWQTNVGGAVGSAMIGATVGGTICGPACAVAGAHYLPILWTGVTAATGGFGKIRK; encoded by the coding sequence ATGAAACAATTTAATTATTTATCACATAAAGATTTAGCAGTCGTTGTTGGTGGAAGAAATAATTGGCAAACAAATGTGGGAGGAGCAGTGGGATCAGCTATGATTGGGGCTACAGTTGGTGGTACAATTTGTGGACCTGCATGTGCTGTAGCTGGTGCCCATTATCTTCCTATTTTATGGACAGGGGTTACAGCTGCAACAGGTGGTTTTGGCAAGATAAGAAAGTAG